The genome window CATCAACCAGCGCGGTTTATCCATCGGAAACCTCCGGGGCTTGGTGGAAGGGACGTTGTTTATCTACGCCGTGGGGTCGGGTTTGGTTGCAGGGCCGCGGCGGGAGCATGCGGTCCGCGCCGGCGTCAATCCAGACCTGGTTGAAGGTGGTTTGCGGCGGCTTGGCGATGCGGCCGCCGGAACCGGCACGGTTTTTGCATCTCGGCGACCGTTACTGACGATGATAACGGTTCGCCTCCGCAAAAACCGTGCCGGTTCCGGCGGCGCGGTCCAGAGTTGTCGGTGTCGGGTCTCTGGTGGCGGGGTCTGGATTGACGCCGGCGCGGGGCCGGGATTATTGAGCCGGTCGTTGAGTCGGGGGCGATGAAGGCGTCGAGGGGTTTAATCGGTCATTTCGTCGATCTCGTCCCAGTCGGGCCGGGCGGCGATATAGTCCTGGATCAGCTCGCGGGCGCGTTCGGCGTCGCCGCGCAGGACGTGGATGGTACCCCAGTAGCCCTTGGCGGTGGTGAAGATGCCGTCGAACCAGGGTACGTAGTTGCTAATGATGTAGTAGGGGATGTTGTTTTGTTTGAGCAGGCCGGTCAGCAGGCGGGCCTGCATCTCGTTGGCGGCGCGGTGGACCTCGTCGGTGGCCATCGCCCGGCCGAGGCGGTGCTGGTGCCAGTCCTCGGGTGGGCCGTCGTCGAGCTCCGCGGCCATTTCGGCCAGTTTTTCCTCGAGTTCCCAGGGGTCGTAGAAGCGGCCGCCGTCGTAGGGTTGGTAGACCAGTTCCTGGTTGTCGGTGAGGACGAAGGGTGCTTGGGCGACCTCGGCCAGGTAGATCAGCAGCTCGACCAGTTTGAGCTGCTCGAGCTCTTCCCCGGCGGGCGGGGCTTCGTCCTCGCCGGCGTAGCGCCAGAGGCTGGTTTTCTTGCGGTAGTAGTCGAGGACTGCCGGGGGCGGTTCGAGGCTCTGCAAGTGCTCCTCGAGTTCCCTGTCGCGCAGGAATTCGAGGGCCAGACCGGGAGCCCGACCGCGCAGCTCGCCGAGGGGGTTTTCGACGTCCCCCAGGTGACGCAGGAGGTATTCGGGGTCGACGACGATGCGTACGCTGTCCATGGCGGCCTTTCCGGGGGCGGTTCAGTTACAGTTTAGCACAACGGGGGGGAGATGCGCCGCCGCTCTTGCGGGCCGGGGGCGCGGGGGTTACAATCGGAGGGTGGACGGCAAGCTGAAAGAAACCCACCGTCGCGCCGACGGGCGCCCCCTGGGCCGTCGGCTGGGCTGGATTCTGTTGCTGATCGGGCTGGGCCTGGCCGCCTACCTGCTGTTGGGCTCGAAGAACAGCATCTTCGAGCTGCGCGAGCTGCGCGAGGAGAAGGCGGAGTTGCTGGAGCGCCGTCGGGAAGCCGAGCGCAGCCTGGAGCGTTACCGGGAGCTGCTGGAGCGGCTGGAGACCGACGACGCCTTCCTGGAGGAGCTGGTTCGGGAGCGCCTGGGTCTGGCCGCTCCGGGGGAACGGGTCTATGTTATCATCGATAAAACCTCGGCGGACGGGGAGAACACGGAGGGCGCTGACGCCGCCGATCCCGCCGGTGGGGATTGACGTGAGGTGAAAGAGTTGCAAGGGCGACTCATTGGATTGGAGGACGGCGTGGCGTCCCGTCGCGGTCGGACGGACCGCGGCGGCGCCCGGGAACCGCTGCCGGTCGGGCATCGCATATTCCGATTCGCCGACAACCGTTCCCCCGCTTCCACAAAGGATTGACCATGGGCAAGAAGAACCGCAAGGGCTCCGTCGAGAGCATTACCGATATCAACGAGGACTTTTCCGCCTGGTACGTCGACGTCGTGCGCCAGGCCAAGCTGGCCGATTACACCTCCCTCAAGGGCTGCATGGTCATCCGGCCCTACGGCTTCGCCCTGTGGGAGAACATGCGCGACCATCTGGACAAGCGGATCAAGGATACGGGTCACGTCAACGCCTACTTCCCGCTGTTCATTCCGGAGAGCCTGCTGCAGAAGGAGGCCGACCACGTCGAGGGCTTCGCTCCGGAGGTGGCTTGGGTGACCCACGGCGGCGAGAAGGAGCTCGAGGAGCGGGTCTGCGTCCGACCGACCTCCGAGGCGATCATCGGCAGCATCTACTCCAAGTGGATCCAGTCCTACCGCGACCTGCCCCTGCTGATCAACCAGTGGGCCAACGTGGTCCGTTGGGAGAAGGTCACCCGGCTGTTCCTGCGGACCACGGAGTTCCTCTGGCAGGAGGGTCACACCTGCCACCGCACCGAGCAGGAGGCCATCAACGAGGCTCTCAAGATGCTCGAGGTCTACGAACGCTTCTACGAGGAGGATCTGGCCGTTCCCGTGCTCAAAGGGGTCAAGAGCGAGGCGGAGAAATTCGCCGGCGCCCGCAGCACCTTCTGCGTCGAGGCCCTGATGCAGGACGGTAAGGCGTTGCAGGCGGGCACGACCCATGATCTGGGTCAGCACTTTGCCAAGGTGTTCGATATCAAGTTCCTCGACGAGGACGAGAGCGAGAAGTACGTTCACCAGACCAGTTGGGGCGTCAGCACGCGTTCGGTGGGCGCCCTGGTGATGACCCACGGCGACGCCCGCGGTCTGCGCCTGCCCCCGCGGGTGGCTCCGACCCAGATCGTCGTCGTGCCGATCCTGTTCGACGACACCCGAGAGGACACCCTCAGCTATTGCGCCTACGTACTGGAGTGCCTGGAGGGCTACCGGGTGGAGTTCGACACCTCGCCCAAGAGCCCGGGCTGGAAGTTCGCCGAGGCCGAGCTGCGCGGGATCCCGCTGCGGATCGAGGTCGGCCCCCGGGACATCAAGCAGGATCAGGTGACGATGGTGCGTCGCGATACCGGCGAGAAGCGTCCGGTGCTGGTCGAGGATCTGGAGCGGATCGTCGGCGAGACGCTGGAGGACATCCAGCAGAAGTTGTACCAGCAGGCCCTGGAGTACCGCCAAGCCCACACCTGGAGCGTGTCCGGCCTCGACGAGCTGGCCGAGCGTCTCGAGGAGCAGCGCGGTCTGTACCACGCCCCCTGGTGCGGCAGCCCCGAGTGTGAGACCGCGGTCAAGGATCGCACCAAGGCCACCATCCGCTGTCTGCCCTTCGAGCAACCCGAGGACAAGGGCGTCTGCCTGGTCTGCGGCGCCGAGGCCAAGTGGGACGCCGTCTTCGCCCGGGCCTATTAGCTCCTTCGGTGCGTTCGTTTTTTACGACCCCGCCCGCGGGCGGGGTTTTTTGCGGCCGCTCCCGTACCACGGCGGCGGTGTCGTCCCTCCGCGGCCGGGGGCCCACCGGGTCTGCCCCCGGCGCGACACCGGCCCGGCACGGTTCTTGCGATGACGACGGACCCGGCCGGGTCCGTCGTCGCAACAACCGCGCCGGGCCTTTGGCTTGGGCGTTGTTCACTGGTGCGGGGCGTTGCAGGGGCTCGGTCGTCTGTTATAATCAATAGGCAACCGCAGGGGAAACGGCTATGCTGACCATCGGCTGG of Candidatus Coatesbacteria bacterium contains these proteins:
- a CDS encoding proline--tRNA ligase — its product is MGKKNRKGSVESITDINEDFSAWYVDVVRQAKLADYTSLKGCMVIRPYGFALWENMRDHLDKRIKDTGHVNAYFPLFIPESLLQKEADHVEGFAPEVAWVTHGGEKELEERVCVRPTSEAIIGSIYSKWIQSYRDLPLLINQWANVVRWEKVTRLFLRTTEFLWQEGHTCHRTEQEAINEALKMLEVYERFYEEDLAVPVLKGVKSEAEKFAGARSTFCVEALMQDGKALQAGTTHDLGQHFAKVFDIKFLDEDESEKYVHQTSWGVSTRSVGALVMTHGDARGLRLPPRVAPTQIVVVPILFDDTREDTLSYCAYVLECLEGYRVEFDTSPKSPGWKFAEAELRGIPLRIEVGPRDIKQDQVTMVRRDTGEKRPVLVEDLERIVGETLEDIQQKLYQQALEYRQAHTWSVSGLDELAERLEEQRGLYHAPWCGSPECETAVKDRTKATIRCLPFEQPEDKGVCLVCGAEAKWDAVFARAY